One region of Oryza sativa Japonica Group chromosome 10, ASM3414082v1 genomic DNA includes:
- the LOC4348528 gene encoding protein PHYTOCHROME-DEPENDENT LATE-FLOWERING, with protein sequence MGISFKLSKVGVRVHPAARVAAPAPAAVAAEKAAEKEAKREDGVVERASDANGITISPACSRIILPEHEVSFTFSLYDRGYLIAKSAAMDPCQPSIQDGKTLHPYDKASEKLFSAIESGRLPEDILDEIPSKYYNGSVICEIRDYRKHASNQAPAPSAELGLPVVNKVRLQMTFENVVRDIPRLSDDSWSYRDFMEAEARIVKVLQPALCLDPTPKLDRLCQDPVPHKLNLGIGKKRRLRQNPEVVVTSNNMSHGKKVCIDRVSENMKSDEMGISGGNAVHQGLDNTAIQNMSGGSQTFRPANFSMLSQTSIQQTVNYPAIGNDRGAGTPMNYAGINSSISSPQNLMAYNETTNGLLSVKREMADAPLQDPKRVKTTVSVDDMQQQQQTRHQPAGLGGQEMQWKNQQLQQLDVKGMQYAASVGQRYTHPHVQEPASIYSNQLGMRYGAKQEQMDGMDKSKDTLQAMAPENSVLDQQQPQAPHLSQQAGPRNMQQWQNPRFSGEKDLKKEEMLQRRKIAATSRVSSVPMVQSPVSSKSGEISSSSMSAQFGAAVTSAVMGSQKDKFPANSNPAVVGYPPVASSPSDSMHRMQQPSVAPSKRKSNSVPKTQPPVSGVGSPASVSNMHAVLNASSPSIGTAPMGDQAILERFVKIDAISQRCKLHSKKNKVDNIPQRKPIINASQEKVATVLSNCFHAEDFRDEIKPLCNSMLGGTMNSFKTRILNFVVNNRMYQGPTKPFRIIFKEKHDGTVAMQYGDPEDFDNQNSYECTLILPTKYHADLLAKQLIIRMDREGHTKADDQVALSTPPGNLSALSGILPDNTVNDVKQEGGISHQLNAAAHANMTPGTPLQQHPANRMLPSVNNQALMQQGYMQGANMPPRSQQLDQNLIQQQQQQPPQLQQNAQAQLQQPASLPLNQMQRPQLLPTNPLSQMLGNTGSNLPMASSHMGNKVAPNSVQLQMMQQQQQSRKMMMGLGSPANMGNMVNNVVGLNNIGNVMGMGNVRPMSSPMGNMSGLGNNPNQMSLGMVSSLSAPGIRPGMTHAAIAKMRMGLIQQQRAAGIYPQTSMVGMPGSSSPILPGSANLSMMNQLNRSNINPLQRAMMGPPKMPGSNYPLTPQQQMQLQQQFQQNPLQQQQLQQLQQQQQQQQQQQIQQQQQQQQQQQQQQQQIQQQQQQMGSPLQQAAQVGSPAGSQQSLVMSQHQQISPQQMAAMSPQLSSGTMQQVNNNVINHVATPGPPPSPQLSSQTHGSVNSIANSPMEQLQGANKGGPGSM encoded by the exons GATGGTGTTGTTGAAAGAGCTAGTGATGCCAATGGCATCACGATTTCACCAGCATGCTCTAGGATAATTTTGCCAG AGCACGAGGTTTCCTTCACTTTCAGTCTGTATGATAGAGGCTATCTCATTGCAAAGTCAGCAGCG ATGGATCCTTGCCAGCCATCAATACAGGATGGAAAAACACTTCATCCCTATGACAAGGCGTCTGAAAAATTGTTTTCT GCAATTGAATCTGGGAGACTGCCTGAAGATATACTTGATGAGATACCAAGCAAGTACTACAATGGATCAGTCATCTGTGAG ATACGTGATTATCGAAAGCATGCTTCCAATCAAGCACCTGCACCATCTGCTGAGCTAGGACTACCTGTTGTGAATAAAGTGAGGCTGCAAATGACTTTTGAAAATGTTGTAAGGGACATTCCTCGGCTATCTGATGATTCCTGGAGTTACCGAGATTTCATG GAAGCTGAGGCACGGATTGTGAAAGTTCTACAACCAGCACTTTGTTTAGATCCTACTCCTAAGTTGGACCGACTTTGTCAGGATCCTGTTCCTCATAAG CTGAACCTTGGTATTGGAAAAAAGAGAAGGCTAAGGCAGAATCCTGAAGTTGTTGTCACATCCAATAACATGTCTCATGGCAAAAAGGTGTGCATAGACAGGGTTTCTGAAAATATGAAATCAGATGAGATGGGTATTTCAGGTGGCAATGCTGTTCATCAAGGCCTTGATAACACTGCCATCCAAAATATGTCAGGTGGCTCTCAGACATTTAGACCAGCTAATTTTTCAATGCTGTCCCAAACCAGTATCCAGCAAACTGTCAATTATCCTGCTATTGGTAATGATCGTGGGGCAGGGACTCCTATGAACTATGCTGGAATCAATTCAAGCATTTCATCTCCACAAAACTTGATGGCTTACAATGAGACAACCAATGGCCTTTTATCTGTGAAGAGAGAAATGGCAGATGCCCCACTACAAGACCCTAAGAGAGTAAAAACAACGGTCAGTGTTGATGatatgcagcagcagcagcaaacaaGGCATCAGCCAGCTGGACTTGGTGGGCAGGAGATGCAGTGGAAGAATCAACAGCTGCAGCAATTAGATGTCAAGGGCATGCAGTATGCTGCTTCGGTTGGGCAGAGATATACTCATCCTCATGTGCAAGAACCAGCTTCCATTTATTCGAACCAGCTAGGTATGAGATATGGAGCTAAGCAAGAGCAGATGGATGGCATGGACAAGTCAAAAGACACCTTGCAAGCTATGGCACCTGAAAATTCTGTGCTGGATCAACAACAACCTCAGGCCCCACATTTGTCACAGCAAGCAGGCCCACGAAACATGCAACAGTGGCAGAATCCTCGTTTTTCAGGTGAGAAGGacttgaagaaagaagaaatgcTTCAGAGAAGGAAGATAGCTGCTACTTCTCGTGTCTCTTCTGTACCAATGGTTCAGTCTCCAGTCTCCTCAAAATCTGGGGAGATATCAAGCAGTTCAATGAGTGCCCAGTTTGGCGCTGCTGTGACATCTGCTGTAATGGGATCACAGAAAGACAAGTTCCCTGCAAATTCCAATCCTGCAGTAGTGGGCTATCCCCCTGTTGCTTCTAGCCCTAGTGATTCAATGCACCGGATGCAGCAGCCTTCAGTTGCTCCTTCAAAGAGAAAATCAAATTCTGTTCCCAAAACTCAACCGCCTGTGAGTGGTGTAGGGTCTCCAGCCAGTGTTTCAAACATGCATGCTGTACTGAATGCTAGCAGCCCATCAATTGGGACTGCACCTATGGGTGATCAAGCAATCCTTGAGAGATTTGTCAAAATTGATGCCATATCTCAAAg GTGCAAGCTGCACAGCAAGAAGAACAAAGTTGACAATATACCTCAGAGAAAACCGATTATCAATGCAAGCCAAGAGAAAGTTGCTACAGTTCTCTCCAATTGCTTTCATGCTGAAGATTTTAGAGATGAAATAAAACCTCTTTGTAACTCTATGTTGGGTGGAACAATGAATTCCTTTAAGACTAGAATACTAAACTTTGTGGTCAACAACCGCATGTACCAAG GCCCTACAAAGCCATTCCGTATCATTTTCAAGGAGAAGCATGATGGAACAGTGGCGATGCAATATGGAGATCCAGAAGATTTTGACAATCAGAACTCATATGAGTGTACACTGATATTGCCCACCAAG TACCACGCTGATCTGCTTGCGAAGCAACTTATTATCCGG ATGGACCGAGAAGGCCATACCAAGGCAGACGATCAAGTTGCGCTTAGCACCCCTCCTGGTAACCTCAGTGCATTATCAGGAATTTTACCAGACAACACGGTAAATGATGTGAAACAAGAAGGTGGTATTAGCCATCAGCTAAATGCTGCAGCTCATGCAAATATGACACCTGGAACCCCTTTACAACAACACCCTGCCAATAGGATGCTTCCATCTGTGAATAACCAAGCGTTAATGCAGCAAGGATACATGCAGGGGGCAAACATGCCTCCGAGGAGTCAACAGCTTGACCAGAATTTGattcagcagcagcaacagcagccgcCGCAGCTGCAGCAAAATGCACAAGCACAACTGCAGCAACCAGCATCTCTTCCTCTCAACCAGATGCAGAGACCTCAACTTCTACCAACGAACCCATTATCTCAGATGCTGGGGAATACTGGCTCCAATCTTCCGATGGCCTCAAGCCACATGGGTAACAAGGTCGCTCCTAATTCTGTGCAGCTTCAgatgatgcagcagcagcaacagtcGAGGAAAATGATGATGGGCCTCGGCTCGCCTGCCAACATGGGTAATATGGTTAACAATGTTGTTGGCCTCAACAATATTGGAAATGTTATGGGAATGGGCAATGTGCGGCCAATGTCGTCCCCAATGGGAAACATGTCAGGCTTAGGGAACAACCCCAATCAGATGAGCCTTGGAATGGTATCCAGTCTCTCTGCACCTGGGATTCGTCCAGGTATGACACATGCTGCTATTGCCAAGATGCGAATGGGGTTGATACAGCAGCAAAGAGCAGCAGGCATTTACCCCCAGACTAGCATGGTCGGAATGCCTGGGAGCAGTTCTCCGATTCTTCCTGGTTCTGCCAATTTGTCCATGATGAATCAGCTAAACAGAAGCAACATTAACCCTTTGCAGCGGGCCATGATGGGTCCACCAAAGATGCCAGGCAGTAATTACCCGTTGACTCCGCAACAGCAAATGCAACTCCAGCAACAGTTCCAACAGAacccgctgcagcagcagcaactgcAGCAActccaacaacagcagcagcaacaacaacaacagcaaatccagcagcagcagcagcagcaacagcaacagcagcagcagcagcagcaaattcagcagcagcaacaacaaatgGGCTCTCCGTTACAGCAGGCGGCACAGGTGGGCTCACCTGCTGGTTCGCAGCAGTCATTGGTGATGTCGCAGCATCAGCAAATAAGCCCACAGCAAATGGCCGCGATGAGTCCACAGCTGAGCTCAGGCACCATGCAGCAAGTGAATAACAATGTTATCAACCACGTAGCCACACCAGGCCCTCCTCCTAGCCCGCAGCTCAGCTCACAGACCCATGGGTCGGTCAACAGCATCGCAAACTCCCCAATGGAGCAGTTGCAAGGTGCCAATAAAGGAGGTCCAGGGAGCATGTAG
- the LOC4348529 gene encoding putative F-box protein At3g52320 has translation MGSSPAAAAVEELTRLYRELPRRPSAEEVEAAAAAVLASEAEAEGAAARLARAEAAAAEGGVSGELLDLLREARANAVLPAIGLLRRRKEAEIVMEVERRFKVFDGLLARASRVAEAGEERVDSAPAESVEEDVRRTPRGFTGGLDDEMVLCEILVRLPARSVLRCRAVCTAWRRLTSDPAFLRAHHHRQRDLPLIYFRRGGSDRVGAIDLHAAQLRPVVDHTWPPLGYTVIASCDGLLLLSSGRFYICNPATNHWAEIPQLVDADFLGLYPHNPSGEYRVLYGEFHGEEECVYHILTLGSDEPRCITMTMGSETVEQPLAREFLMHARGDRSVLVRGNLHWYLRHRDGGCKIMVFDTASESFQWMRHPAIPGWVSLLEMDSTLVFSAVECTTRIDLWVLQDYERSTWACKHRIELPMAQIRQFPECNLEHLGWSAMVVSVEGDVLVRCSNRILHCDRKGNVLASFQFDGQLPMNCLHRLKENLVVHPFFQM, from the coding sequence atggggagctcgccggcggcggcggcggtggaggagctgaCGAGGCTGTACCGGGAGCTGCCGCGGAGGCCGAGCgccgaggaggtggaggcggcggcggcggcggtgctggcctcagaggcggaggccgagggcgccgccgcgcgcctcgcccgggcggaggccgcggcggcggagggcggcgtaTCCGGGGAGCTCCTCGACTTGCTgagggaggcgcgggcgaaCGCCGTTCTTCCGGCGATCGGCTTGCTGCggcggaggaaggaggcggAGATAGTGATGGAGGTGGAGAGGAGGTTCAAGGTGTTCGACGGATTGCTCGCGCGGGCGTCGCgggtggcggaggcgggcgAGGAGAGGGTCGACTCCGCGCCGGCTGAGTCGGTGGAGGAGGACGTGAGGAGGACGCCGCGGGGATTCACCGGCGGCCTCGACGACGAGATGGTCCTGTGCGAGATCCTCGTGCGCCTCCCGGCGAGGTCCGtcctccgctgccgcgccgtgtGCACCGCCTGGCGCCGCCTCACCTCCGACCCGGCCTTCCTCcgcgcccaccaccaccgccagcgGGACCTCCCCCTCATCTACttccgccgcggcggcagcgaccgcgTCGGCGCCATCGACCTCCATGCCGCGCAGCTCCGCCCCGTCGTCGACCACACCTGGCCGCCACTCGGCTACACCGTCATCGCCTCCTGCGACGGCCTCCTGctcctctcctccggccgctTCTACATCTGCAACCCGGCCACCAATCACTGGGCCGAAATCCCGCAGCTCGTCGATGCCGATTTCTTGGGGCTTTACCCGCACAACCCCTCCGGTGAGTACCGGGTGCTGTATGGTGAATTCCATGGAGAAGAAGAGTGTGTCTACCACATCCTCACATTGGGCTCCGATGAACCAAGGTGCATCACAATGACAATGGGATCAGAGACTGTGGAGCAGCCATTGGCAAGGGAATTTCTGATGCATGCCCGTGGCGATCGGTCCGTGCTGGTGCGCGGCAACCTGCACTGGTATCTGAGGCACAGAGATGGAGGCTGCAAGATAATGGTGTTCGATACAGCGAGCGAGTCATTCCAGTGGATGCGCCACCCGGCGATACCTGGTTGGGTGTCTTTGTTGGAGATGGATAGCACCCTTGTCTTCTCCGCGGTTGAATGTACGACGAGGATCGATCTTTGGGTGCTGCAGGACTATGAGAGGAGCACTTGGGCATGCAAGCACCGCATCGAATTGCCGATGGCGCAGATTAGGCAGTTCCCGGAGTGTAATCTTGAGCATCTTGGCTGGTCTGCGATGGTTGTTTCTGTGGAGGGGGATGTGCTGGTCAGATGCTCGAATCGGATTTTACACTGTGATAGGAAGGGCAATGTGTTGGCTTCTTTCCAGTTTGATGGTCAGCTGCCAATGAATTGCTTGCATAGGCTCAAAGAaaatcttgttgttcatccattcTTCCAGATGTAA
- the LOC4348530 gene encoding zinc finger CCCH domain-containing protein 62 has translation MAAPAADDDDHRAALPREEDDGEEEEGSEEEVESDDEEEEEGEGYDWSEEDDPEAASLAGICDPDAGSYDDPTFDPAADGDLEVDAVLRSRMARMSLSSARKDRKGSRMPKMGKEEMDLLAMVDKLMHDGQLEKLKVYECKAYLRMHKLRLSGNKEVLLTRIRGQIEVKTMGEVKYPVSSFVLNCQGDSCKGDVVVFEQNIYKRKKGAPRGVKGHLCGQRTNAGRIIKESYGTKKQQHTFTIEILWSRGYKPWPPLHPLLIKGRNLYKDKTMRQPWLDEEERNRALQEKHARGYVARKTREVRIKDKENERMRRLNRNKENKSKGQDNMNKKSSQAVFPQHTVTTNTVQKRAEKIIPSLQHGESGNSSQQHLSSKQTPTEQLLHYLPQFPHPQQHNEVLLQKGTSRTSTTQLINHQAPSLQHAVKVETTQQQQQQQPPKSIKPAPIQQSSAYPQQYPKHQHHNQALPRVPPSQEQRAAVSQTSAARQDFTNHQAPPSRQHGGSENMRRQEISSRPTPTPTPQQAVSYTQQQPPNHQYRNEAFWQQGGTSTSRTGFMDRQSNNWGSTDHDKPAFQPFTQKAKTYQHGSNGSGHHQARVDRETHQPLRSRNQDYHWEDQSYHHQQNHHQNYYGHRQMSQDQYHHQQNHHQNYHGRQGMNGNQYHDRQNHNQNPQRFRPWKPCFIYQQQGWCPYGENCKFMHDLR, from the exons atggccgcccccgccgccgacgacgacgaccaccgcgccgccctgccccgtgaggaggacgacggggaggaggaggagggatcggaggaggaggtggagagcgacgacgaggaggaggaggagggggaaggatATGACTGGTCGGAGGAGGACGACCCCGAGGCCGCGAGCCTCGCCGGCATCTGCGACCCCGACGCGGGCTCCTACGACGACCCCACCTtcgaccccgccgccgacggtgACCTCGAGGTGGACGCCGTGCTGCGGTCCAGGATGGCCCGGATGTCACTCTCCTCCGCGCGCAAGGACAG GAAAGGATCGCGGATGCCGAAGATGGGGAAGGAGGAGATGGATCTTCTAGCCATGGTGGACAAGCTGATGCATG ATGGCCAGTTGGAGAAACTAAAGGTTTATGAATGCAAAGCATATTTGAGGATGCACAAGCTAAGATTGTCAGGCAACAAGGAAGTGCTCCTAACTCGCATCAGAGGACAAATTGA GGTGAAAACTATGGGAGAGGTGAAGTATCCAGTGTCAAGTTTTGTTTTGAACTGTCAAG GTGATTCATGCAAAGGTGATGTTGTGGTCTTTGagcaaaatatttacaaaag GAAAAAAGGAGCTCCTCGTGGTGTCAAGGGTCATTTATGTGGTCAAAGGACAAATGCAGGTCGAATAATCAAAGAAAGCTATGGCACTAAGAAGCAACAGCACACGTTCACT ATTGAGATTTTATGGAGTAGGGGGTACAAACCATGGCCTCCCCTCCATCCACTCCTCATAAAGGGTAGAAATCTCTACAAGGATAAGACCATGAGACAG CCATGGCTTGATGAAGAGGAAAGAAACAGAGCCCTCCAAGAAAAACATGCAAGAGGGTATGTGGCACGTAAGACAAGGGAAGTCAGGATTAAGGACAAAGAGAATGAACGGATGAGGAGATTAAATAG GAACAAGGAAAACAAGAGCAAAGGACAGGACAACATGAATAAAAAATCATCTCAAGCGGTTTTTCCGCAACATACGGTGACTACGAATACTGTTCAGAAAAG AGCTGAGAAGATAATTCCTTCACTCCAACATGGTGAATCTGGGAACTCAAGTCAGCAACATTTATCATCAAAGCAAACTCCCACAGAGCAATTGCTCCATTACCTGCCACAGTTCCCTCATCCTCAACAACACAACGAAGTGCTTCTCCAAAAGGGAACATCAAGAACTAGCACAACGCAGCTCATTAACCATCAGGCTCCTTCCCTCCAACATGCCGTAAAAGTGGAAAcaacacagcagcagcagcagcagcagccgccaaAATCAATCAAGCCTGCTCCTATACAGCAAAGTTCTGCATACCCACAGCAGTATCCCAAACATCAACACCACAATCAAGCGCTTCCGCGGGTTCCTCCTTCGCAAGAGCAAAGGGCTGCAGTATCCCAAACATCAGCTGCCAGACAAGATTTTACCAATCACCAGGCTCCTCCATCCAGACAACATGGAGGATCAGAGAACATGAGGCGGCAGGAGATATCTTCAAGAcctactcctactcctactCCACAGCAAGCAGTCTCTTACACACAGCAGCAACCTCCTAATCATCAATACAGGAATGAAGCGTTTTGGCAGCAGGGCGGGACAAGTACTTCAAGAACAGGCTTCATGGATCGTCAGAGTAACAATTGGGGCTCTACAGACCATGATAAACCAGCCTTCCAGCCTTTCACTCAGAAGGCAAAGACATACCAACATGGTTCCAATGGCTCTGGTCATCACCAGGCTCGTGTCGATCGCGAAACGCATCAACCTCTCAGGTCAAGAAACCAGGATTACCATTGGGAGGACCAGAGTTATCATCACCAACAGAACCATCATCAGAATTATTATGGTCACAGGCAAATGTCTCAAGATCAGTATCATCACCAACAGAACCATCATCAGAATTACCATGGTCGCCAGGGAATGAACGGAAACCAGTACCATGACAGGCAGAATCATAACCAGAATCCCCAGAGGTTTCGACCATGGAAGCCATGCTTCATTTATCAACAACAGGGATGGTGCCCGTATGGGGAAAACTGCAAATTTATGCATGATTTGAGGTAG